From Rhea pennata isolate bPtePen1 chromosome 26, bPtePen1.pri, whole genome shotgun sequence, the proteins below share one genomic window:
- the LOC134151108 gene encoding feather beta keratin-like, producing MTQLLFAVLQHSETFPKHHDAFKAFKRGLAVTFASSLSTCESAGKLLPTYGVTLGLGRCRSSIKAGQTPHSLSHFSRLHLLGNQVHLPPSDMSCYNPCVPCQPSGPAPLASSCSEPCVRQCQDSIVVIQPSAVVVTLPGPILSSFPQSTAVGSSTSAAVGSILSSQGVPISSGGFSLSGIGGRYGGSRCLPC from the exons ATGACACAACTGCTGTTTGCTGTCCTCCAGCACTCAGAAACCTTCCCCAAGCACCACGATGCTTTCAAAGCTTTCAAGCGAGGCCTTGCAGTGACAttcgccagctccctcagcactt GTGAGTCTGCTGGCAAATTACTGCCCACGTACGGGGTGACTCTGGGCCTGGGGCGGTGCAGGAGCTCTATAAAAGCCGGCCAAACTCCCCACTCGCTCAGCCACTTCTCTCGCCTCCACCTCCTTGGGAACCAG GTGCACCTCCCACCCTCAGACATGTCCTGCTACAATCCATGCGTGCCATGCCAGCCCAGCGGGCCAGCCCCGCTggccagcagctgcagtgagccCTGCGTtaggcagtgccaggactccATCGTTGTCATCCAACCCTCTGCCGTGGTGGTGACCCTGCCCGGccccatcctcagctccttcccgcAGAGCACCGCCGTGGGATCCAGCACCTCTGCTGCCGTTGgcagcatcctcagctctcAGGGAGTCCCCATCTCCTCCGGAGGCTTCAGCCTCTCTGGCATCGGCGGCCGTTACGGTGGCTCCAGGTGCCTGCCCTGCTAA
- the LOC134151109 gene encoding uncharacterized protein LOC134151109, whose amino-acid sequence MMEQNLLEAICRHMKDKCSHSLGALQEGEGLVEKEAGASVLVDGASWERGHGLCSGMGACGESAGKLLPTYGVTLGLGRCRSSIKAGQTPHSLSHFSRLHLLGNQVHLPPSDMSCYNPCVPCQPSGPAPLASSCNEPCVRQCQDSTVVIQPSAVVVTLPGPILSSFPQSTAVGSSTSAAVGSILSSQGVPISSGGFSLSGFGGRFGGSRCLPC is encoded by the exons ATGATGGAGCAAAACCTCCTGGAAGCCATTTGCagacacatgaaggacaa GTGCTCCCACAGCTTGGGGGCCCTGCAGGAGGGCGAGGGCCTTGTGGAAAAGGAGGCGGGGGCCAGTGTGCTGGTGGATGGAGCAAGCTGGGAGAGAGGACACGGCTTGTGCTCAGGCATGGGAGCTTGCG GTGAGTCTGCTGGCAAATTACTGCCCACGTACGGGGTGACTCTGGGCCTGGGGCGGTGCAGGAGCTCTATAAAAGCCGGCCAAACTCCCCACTCGCTCAGCCACTTCTCTCGCCTCCACCTCCTTGGGAACCAG GTGCACCTCCCACCTTCAGACATGTCCTGCTACAACCCATGCGTGCCATGCCAGCCCAGCGGGCCAGCCCCGCTGGCCAGCAGCTGCAATGAGCCCTGTGTtaggcagtgccaggactccACCGTTGTCATCCAACCCTCTGCCGTGGTGGTGACCCTGCCCGGccccatcctcagctccttcccgcAGAGCACCGCCGTGGGATCCAGCACCTCTGCTGCCGTTGgcagcatcctcagctctcAGGGAGTCCCCATCTCCTCCGGAGGCTTCAGCCTCTCTGGCTTCGGCGGCCGTTTCGGTGGCTCCAGGTGCTTGCCCTGCTAA